One part of the Neodiprion virginianus isolate iyNeoVirg1 chromosome 3, iyNeoVirg1.1, whole genome shotgun sequence genome encodes these proteins:
- the LOC124301097 gene encoding myotubularin-related protein 10-B isoform X2, with protein MKLLAGELLIAKAQNVLMFAPVGDLTQGISGILSVTNFKLSFVTTDDTNSEDVTYQQNNLCGYTDTCLSNIHDIYIIIGDKKRRLYTGSTIPSKVEGIFIVCKNMRTWSFSFKFSPVGCGKNLLTTLLHHAFPSRHQLLFAYDYKEPYYNSMERGVHLFRDRADWENELQRTTRIRGNTNKAWRVSTANVEFEFSLSLPQYIIVPASVTDSQLTRAAGHFQGSRPPVWSWSSERGAALVRMSELLPTITERTQENIMLENIRKSHPQKLEPIVIELKKDVTVKSLATGYAKFISLCSPENIRQFWMQDNNFYSLLEGTKWLRSVSYCLEKSVEASDCLSAGTSVILQEGESRDLCCVISSLIQLLLDPYYRTITGFESLLQKEWVAAGHPFCDRLGHIMKSSSERSPLLLLYLDCVWQLCRQFPAEFEFTETYLTTLWDSAHISIFDTFIFNCEKDRYDAAMDPASPLILRSVWDWREQFNDSDILLFYNPLYSMSLSSTGKTYIKPVFNIPCLELWAQCYFRWIPPLEIRNGGRNHIELYSRLIQNDISHLKVNANGSCGSPVDKVTTYLVQMNIDSFYPFTNKKSGNVISTPIMNNSTLPTESLLDVQSLLTAPD; from the exons ATGAAGCTACTCGCTGGTGAACTTCTCATTGCAAAGGCACAAAATGTATTGATGTTTGCCCCTGTTGGCGATCTGACCCAAGGAATATCCGGAATATTGTCggtaacaaatttcaagctCAGTTTCGTCACCACTGACGATACCAATAGtgag GATGTAACTTATCAGCAAAATAATCTATGCGGATATACAGACACATGTTTGTCAAATATACACGACATTTATATAATCATAGGTGACAAAAAGAGACGACTCTATACAGGAAGTACGATACCTTCCAAAGTAGAAGGAATCTTCATCGTCTGCAAG AATATGAGGACGTGGTCATTTTCATTTAAGTTTTCACCAGTCGGTTGCGGTAAAAATTTACTGACCACTCTACTGCATCACGCTTTCCCTAGTAGGCATCAACTTCTGTTTGCATATGATTACAA AGAGCCTTACTACAATAGCATGGAGAGAGGGGTTCATCTATTTCGAGATCGTGCTGACTGGGAAAACGAACTCCAACGTACTACTCGAATCAGGGGAAATACAAACAAGGCATGGAGAGTGTCTACGGCAAACgtagaatttgaattttctcttAG TTTACCGCAATATATTATAGTACCAGCATCTGTCACGGATAGTCAGCTAACCAGAGCAGCTGGACACTTTCAAGGTAGTCGGCCACCCGTTTGGTCATGGTCGAGTGAACGTGGAGCTGCATTGGTCAGAATGTCTGAACTGTTGCCCACCATTACAGAGCGAACACAGGAGAATATTATGCTAGAAAATATTCGTAAAAGTCATCCTCAAAAGCTTGAACCAATAGTTATTGAATTGAAGAAAGATGTAACTGTTAAATCCCTTGCTACTGGATATGCGAAATTCATCAGTCTCTGTTCACCAG AAAACATTCGGCAATTCTGGATGcaggataataatttttattcgttactTGAAGGGACCAAGTGGCTAAGATCAGTTTCGTACTGCCTTGAGAAATCCGTTGAAGCCAGTGACTGTTTGAGCGCGGGTACTTCAGTAATTTTGCAAG AAGGGGAAAGCAGAGATCTGTGTTGCGTTATATCAAGTTTAATCCAATTATTACTTGATCCCTATTATCGAACCATAACAGGATTTGAGTCCCTTCTTCAAAAAGAATGGGTCGCCGCTGGGCATCCGTTTTGTGATCGACTCGGCCACATTATGAAATCAAGTTCAGAAAGG tCCCCGCTACTTCTCCTCTATCTTGACTGTGTTTGGCAACTTTGCCGGCAATTCCCTGCTGAATTTGAATTCACGGAAACATATCTAACAACCCTATGGGACTCAGCACACATCTCAATATTTGACACGTTCATATTCAATTGTGAAAAAGATCGATACGACGCGGCTATG GATCCTGCTAGTCCTCTTATTCTACGGAGTGTATGGGATTGGCGAGAGCAGTTCAACGATTCAGATATATTGCTATTCTACAATCCTCTGTACAGTATGTCGTTATCTTCAACGGGAAAGACGTACATAAAGCCTGTGTTCAATATTCCCTGCCTAGAACTTTGGGCTCAATGTTACTTCAGGTGGATACCACCGCTTGAGATACGCAACGGAGGTAGAAATCACATTGAACTATACTCGCGTCTTATACAAAATGACATAAGTCATTTGAAAGTGAACGCAAACGGTAGTTGCGGTTCTCCTGTTGATAAAGTCACAACGTATTTGGTACAGATGAACATAGACAGCTTTTATCCATTTACCAATAAGAAATCTGGCAATGTTATCAGCACGCCTATTATGAACAACTCAACGCTACCTACCGAAAGCCTGCTGGATGTACAGTCCTTGTTGACAGCGCCCGATTAa
- the LOC124301097 gene encoding myotubularin-related protein 10-B isoform X1 has protein sequence MENKTGNNFISYVGFEQHEMQLLGTSHRDSLSENSMKLLAGELLIAKAQNVLMFAPVGDLTQGISGILSVTNFKLSFVTTDDTNSEDVTYQQNNLCGYTDTCLSNIHDIYIIIGDKKRRLYTGSTIPSKVEGIFIVCKNMRTWSFSFKFSPVGCGKNLLTTLLHHAFPSRHQLLFAYDYKEPYYNSMERGVHLFRDRADWENELQRTTRIRGNTNKAWRVSTANVEFEFSLSLPQYIIVPASVTDSQLTRAAGHFQGSRPPVWSWSSERGAALVRMSELLPTITERTQENIMLENIRKSHPQKLEPIVIELKKDVTVKSLATGYAKFISLCSPENIRQFWMQDNNFYSLLEGTKWLRSVSYCLEKSVEASDCLSAGTSVILQEGESRDLCCVISSLIQLLLDPYYRTITGFESLLQKEWVAAGHPFCDRLGHIMKSSSERSPLLLLYLDCVWQLCRQFPAEFEFTETYLTTLWDSAHISIFDTFIFNCEKDRYDAAMDPASPLILRSVWDWREQFNDSDILLFYNPLYSMSLSSTGKTYIKPVFNIPCLELWAQCYFRWIPPLEIRNGGRNHIELYSRLIQNDISHLKVNANGSCGSPVDKVTTYLVQMNIDSFYPFTNKKSGNVISTPIMNNSTLPTESLLDVQSLLTAPD, from the exons ATGGAGAACAAAACTGGCAACAACTTTATCAGCTATGTCGGTTTCGAACAACACGAAATGCAG CTGCTCGGTACAAGCCATCGGGATTCTTTGTCTGAAAATAGCATGAAGCTACTCGCTGGTGAACTTCTCATTGCAAAGGCACAAAATGTATTGATGTTTGCCCCTGTTGGCGATCTGACCCAAGGAATATCCGGAATATTGTCggtaacaaatttcaagctCAGTTTCGTCACCACTGACGATACCAATAGtgag GATGTAACTTATCAGCAAAATAATCTATGCGGATATACAGACACATGTTTGTCAAATATACACGACATTTATATAATCATAGGTGACAAAAAGAGACGACTCTATACAGGAAGTACGATACCTTCCAAAGTAGAAGGAATCTTCATCGTCTGCAAG AATATGAGGACGTGGTCATTTTCATTTAAGTTTTCACCAGTCGGTTGCGGTAAAAATTTACTGACCACTCTACTGCATCACGCTTTCCCTAGTAGGCATCAACTTCTGTTTGCATATGATTACAA AGAGCCTTACTACAATAGCATGGAGAGAGGGGTTCATCTATTTCGAGATCGTGCTGACTGGGAAAACGAACTCCAACGTACTACTCGAATCAGGGGAAATACAAACAAGGCATGGAGAGTGTCTACGGCAAACgtagaatttgaattttctcttAG TTTACCGCAATATATTATAGTACCAGCATCTGTCACGGATAGTCAGCTAACCAGAGCAGCTGGACACTTTCAAGGTAGTCGGCCACCCGTTTGGTCATGGTCGAGTGAACGTGGAGCTGCATTGGTCAGAATGTCTGAACTGTTGCCCACCATTACAGAGCGAACACAGGAGAATATTATGCTAGAAAATATTCGTAAAAGTCATCCTCAAAAGCTTGAACCAATAGTTATTGAATTGAAGAAAGATGTAACTGTTAAATCCCTTGCTACTGGATATGCGAAATTCATCAGTCTCTGTTCACCAG AAAACATTCGGCAATTCTGGATGcaggataataatttttattcgttactTGAAGGGACCAAGTGGCTAAGATCAGTTTCGTACTGCCTTGAGAAATCCGTTGAAGCCAGTGACTGTTTGAGCGCGGGTACTTCAGTAATTTTGCAAG AAGGGGAAAGCAGAGATCTGTGTTGCGTTATATCAAGTTTAATCCAATTATTACTTGATCCCTATTATCGAACCATAACAGGATTTGAGTCCCTTCTTCAAAAAGAATGGGTCGCCGCTGGGCATCCGTTTTGTGATCGACTCGGCCACATTATGAAATCAAGTTCAGAAAGG tCCCCGCTACTTCTCCTCTATCTTGACTGTGTTTGGCAACTTTGCCGGCAATTCCCTGCTGAATTTGAATTCACGGAAACATATCTAACAACCCTATGGGACTCAGCACACATCTCAATATTTGACACGTTCATATTCAATTGTGAAAAAGATCGATACGACGCGGCTATG GATCCTGCTAGTCCTCTTATTCTACGGAGTGTATGGGATTGGCGAGAGCAGTTCAACGATTCAGATATATTGCTATTCTACAATCCTCTGTACAGTATGTCGTTATCTTCAACGGGAAAGACGTACATAAAGCCTGTGTTCAATATTCCCTGCCTAGAACTTTGGGCTCAATGTTACTTCAGGTGGATACCACCGCTTGAGATACGCAACGGAGGTAGAAATCACATTGAACTATACTCGCGTCTTATACAAAATGACATAAGTCATTTGAAAGTGAACGCAAACGGTAGTTGCGGTTCTCCTGTTGATAAAGTCACAACGTATTTGGTACAGATGAACATAGACAGCTTTTATCCATTTACCAATAAGAAATCTGGCAATGTTATCAGCACGCCTATTATGAACAACTCAACGCTACCTACCGAAAGCCTGCTGGATGTACAGTCCTTGTTGACAGCGCCCGATTAa
- the LOC124301100 gene encoding aldehyde dehydrogenase, mitochondrial, whose translation MLRLLNRIKAARAFSSSAIPAPEVNPSILYSGIFINNEWHRSKSGKTFPTINPATGETITEIQEGDAADIDIAVQAAKKAFKIGSPWRTMDASQRGVLLHRLADLLERDRKYLASLETLDNGKPYTASYTMDLKGSIDVLRYYAGWADKNHGKVIPSDGNYFTYTRHEPVGVCGQIIPWNFPILMMAWKLAPALATGNVIVLKPAEQTSLTALYIAQLTKEAGFPEGVINVVPGYGKAGAALVANKDVDKIAFTGSTEVGRLIQQGSGVGNLKRTTLELGGKSPNIIFKDADFDHAVELGHFGLFFNAGQCCCAGSRTYVEDAIYDEFVEKSAARAKRRTIGNPFDAKTEQGPQVDEEQMNKIIGLIESGKKEGAKLVTGGERIGDKGCFIAPTVFADVKDDMTIAKEEIFGPVQQILKFSSLDDLIERANNSDYGLAAAVFTKDIDKANYMIQALKAGTVWVNTYNALVTQTPFGGFKNSGHGREMGEYGLQAYTEVKSVIVKLNQKNS comes from the exons ATGCTTCGTTTACTGAACCGAATCAAAGCCGCTCGTGCCTTTTCATCATCGGCTATTCCGGCACCGGAAGTTAATCCCAGCATCTTGTACAGCGGG ATTTTCATCAACAACGAATGGCACCGTTCCAAGTCAGGGAAAACTTTCCCGACAATAAACCCTGCGACGGGAGAAACTATCACGGAAATTCAGGAGGGTGATGCTGCGGACATTGACATTGCCGTTCAGGCAGCTAAGAAGGCTTTCAAAATTGGTTCGCCTTGGAGAACGATGGACGCGTCTCAACGGGGCGTTCTTCTTCACCGCTTAGCCGATCTTCTGGAACGGGATCGCAAATACCTCGCG TCCTTGGAGACGCTGGATAACGGAAAACCATACACCGCTTCGTACACGATGGATCTTAAGGGCAGCATCGATGTTCTTCGTTATTACGCTGGCTGGGCTGACAAGAATCATGGAAAAGTTATTCCCTCGGATGGAAATTACTTCACTTACACGAGACACGAGCCAGTAGGTGTTTGCGGCCAAATTATTCCCTGGAACTTTCCTATCCTCATGATGGCCTGGAAGTTAGCACCGGCGCTGGCCACCG GAAACGTAATCGTATTAAAGCCGGCGGAGCAAACATCTCTGACGGCTTTGTACATCGCCCAGCTTACAAAGGAAGCTGGTTTTCCTGAAGGTGTAATTAACGTCGTTCCCGGATACGGTAAAGCGGGAGCAGCTCTCGTCGCCAATAAGGATGTCGACAAAATTGCCTTCACCGGATCCACGGAAGTGGGGCGACTGATTCAGCAAGGATCCGGCGTGGGAAATCTGAAGAGGACCACCTTGGAATTGGGAGGAAAGTCCCCGAACATCATCTTCAAGGATGCAGACTTCGATCATGCCGTTGAATTGGGTCACTTTGGACTCTTTTTCAACGCG GGCCAGTGCTGCTGTGCCGGATCCAGAACTTACGTTGAGGATGCAATTTATGacgaatttgtcgaaaaaaGTGCAGCCCGCGCCAAGAGGAGAACGATCGGAAACCCGTTCGATGCGAAAACCGAACAGGGCCCTCAG GTGGACGAAGAGCAAATGAACAAAATTATAGGTCTGATAGAATCcggaaagaaagaaggggcGAAACTTGTTACTGGAGGAGAACGAATTGGCGACAAAGGATGTTTCATTGCGCCAACTGTATTTGCGGACGTCAAAGACGACATGACCATCGCCAAGGAGGAA ATCTTTGGACCAGTTCAGCAAATATTGAAGTTCAGTAGCTTGGATGATCTAATCGAACGTGCCAACAATTCGGATTATGGATTAGCAGCAGCAGTATTCACTAAGGACATTGACAAGGCCAACTACATGATCCAGGCACTTAAAGCTGGAACTGTTTG GGTAAACACGTACAACGCATTAGTGACACAAACACCGTTTGgtggtttcaaaaattccGGACATGGACGAGAAATGGGAGAATACGGCCTGCAGGCTTACACAGAGGTCAAGAGCGTCATTGTTAAACTTAACCAGAAGAACAGTTAA
- the LOC124301103 gene encoding NADH dehydrogenase [ubiquinone] 1 alpha subcomplex subunit 13 — MATAAKTTPQDLPPKGGYGPIVTERTKLRSIFSGRSMILGYFAVTSVSFYIYFKGYKVIKKHEVEMRSARMVMFPLLLAERDREYLKQLRRNRDSETELMKNVKNWETGTYYGEPIYKTAKSSKLIEPDCLEYYAFASDKDYQDRAEISLWT, encoded by the exons ATGGCGACCGCAGCCAAAACGACCCCGCAAGATTTGCCGCCGAAGGGCGGATACGGTCCAATTGTGACCGAAAGGACTAAATTGCGGTCCATTTTCAGCG GTCGGTCGATGATACTTGGATATTTCGCTGTCACGTCAGTCTCATTCTACATTTACTTCAAGGGCTATAAAGTCATAAAAAAACATGAAGTTGAAATGAGAAGCGCCAGAATGGTCATGTTCCCTCTACTGCTTGCTGAACGGGATCGAGA ATATTTGAAGCAGCTGAGACGGAATCGTGACTCTGAAACGGAACTTATGAAGAACGTTAAGAATTGGGAGACTGGAACGTACTATGGAGAGCCTATTTACAAGACGGCCAAGAGCAGTAAACTGATAGAGCCTGACTGTCTTGAGTATTACGCTTTTGCTTCAGATAAAGATTATCAGGACCGTGCTGAAATCTCATTGTGGACTTAA
- the LOC124301099 gene encoding ubiquilin-1 gives MAESQESQKKITINIKTPKEKQSVEIEENASIKDFKDAVSKKFNAQPDQICLIFAGKIMKDHETLATHNVKDGLTVHLVIKAPRAPATQTEAPPPRPPADVNASPFGLGGLGGLPGLESLGLGSGNFMELQQRMQRELLSSPDMMRQVLDNPLVQSLMNDPENMRNLVTSNPQMQELMQRNPEISHMLNNPELLRQTMELARNPSMLQELMRSHDRALSNLESIPGGYSALRRMYRDIQEPMLAAAANERNPFAALVESSQPIDAANPQQGQENRDPLPNPWSQGQTAPVGQEQGQGPGQGTNPNPMREGILGSPGMQSLTAQMMENPQLMQNMLNAPYTRAMLEAMSADPAMASRMISANPLFRRNPQMQEQMRAMMPAFLRQMQNPHIQSVVGNPEALAAIRQIQQGMEQLRTVAPELVDNMGLSVPPVPTTPTSGTTEQTPTTGPQTDADQQGAAFSQFMARMVSSMALNQGADGVAGGQQLPPPEERYRAQLEQLTAMGFVNRDANLQALIATFGDINAAVERLLANGQLSMS, from the exons ATGGCAGAAAGCCAGGAGAGTCAgaagaaaattacaattaatattaaaacGCCAAAGGAGAAACAGAGCGTGGAAATAGAAGAAAATGCATCAATCAAAGAC TTCAAAGATGCGGTTTCCAAGAAATTCAATGCCCAGCCCGATCAGATCTGCCTTATATTTGCTGGGAAAATCATGAAGGACCACGAGACACTTGCCACACACAACGTCAAGGATGGTTTGACCGTCCACTTGGTCATCAAGGCTCCCCGGGCACCCGCCACCCAGACGGAAGCTCCGCCACCCCGGCCCCCCG CCGACGTTAACGCCAGTCCCTTTGGCCTAGGAGGTCTGGGGGGACTTCCTGGCCTTGAAAGCCTTGGATTGGGCTCGGGCAATTTTATGGAATTGCAACAACGCATGCAGCGTGAATTGTTGTCTAGTCCTGATATGATGCGGCAGGTGCTTGACAATCCGTTGGTGCAAAGCTTGATGAACGATCCTGAAAACATGCGAAACTTGGTCACATCTAATCCTCAAATGCAGGAATTAATGCAGCGCAACCCGGAGATAAGCCACATGCTCAATAACCCAGAACTTTTAAG ACAAACCATGGAATTGGCGCGAAATCCGTCAATGCTACAAGAGCTGATGCGCTCTCACGATCGAGCACTCTCCAACCTGGAAAGTATCCCTGGTGGTTACAGCGCATTACGACGAATGTATAGAGACATTCAGGAGCCCATGCTCGCTGCCGCAGCCAATGAACGCAATCCATTTGCGGCTCTAGTCGAATCCAGTCAACCCATTGATGCAGCAAATCCTCAGCAGGGGCAGGAGAATCGTGACCCCTTGCCAAACCCTTGGAGTCAGGGTCAAACGGCACCAGTGGGTCAAGAACAGGGACAGGGCCCAGGGCAGGGGACCAATCCAAATCCCATGAGAGAAGGCATTTTGGGTTCACCTGGAATGCAGAGTTTGACTGCACAGATGATGGAGAATCCGCAGTTGATGCAGAACATGTTGAATGCACCATACACTCGTGCCATGCTCGAGGCAATGAGTGCAGATCCCGCCATGGCCTCCAGAATGATATCGGCGAATCCACTGTTTCGAAGGAATCCTCAAATGCAGGAGCAGATGCGAGCTATGATGCCAGCCTTTTTGCGACAGATGCAAAACCCCCACATTCAGAGTGTTGTTGGTAATCCAGAAGCCCTTGCTGCTATTCGACAAATACAACAGGGCATGGAACAACTTCGTACTGTCGCCCCTGAACTTGTAGACAA CATGGGTCTAAGTGTTCCACCGGTACCCACCACTCCTACGTCTGGTACCACAGAACAAACCCCGACTACAGGTCCGCAAACAGACGCTGATCAACAGGGCGCAGCATTTTCCCAATTCATGGCTCGTATG GTATCATCAATGGCGCTAAATCAAGGTGCGGATGGAGTTGCTGGAGGTCAGCAGCTTCCCCCTCCTGAAGAACGATATAGAGCACAGCTCGAGCAACTTACTGCAATGGGTTTTGTAAACAGGGACGCCAACCTTCAAG cGCTAATCGCAACATTTGGAGACATAAACGCAGCTGTTGAGAGACTACTGGCAAACGGACAACTGTCCATGAGCTAA
- the LOC124301096 gene encoding protein SMG5: MKKSFNPVADARNDCLDQTRRLYRGVTDIAQRLDEQRSRSLSVIDIFTPSGETLRAKLRDYCERLIFKDTIGHARKIEELLWRRGFYDVVVAVKKLRKANSWNETEKAYIFTHLAVGVGFYHHLILRLQLECNLDLMGVIDFASPQNKEALSNRKQKSLQSKMHTEEVRRCAIRFIHRSLICLGDLSRYKLDLDPCWDPKIATRYYKMAILIDPNIGMPHNQLGTMSGNKNFGLDAVYYYMRCMLCSESFEGAEGNLKRMIATHSFTGKEEDQLHRCIAQLLSLLQLWNSISPNSDSINQVSQELLAEFENCLTLETTESDSKKEEESSIQLYLQSFAEDEPYHLTDEMMFKIMVICFMTIMKLQSKDSPEVRGVIAFTLAILSQLLQTTIERLQESVINISLLNSEEYVTSNPQFVRENGNDELKTDDVQETNGINIENKQSLLNCDNNFLDINDNRKHLDNIEETFIDVDDLLNGVKKSKDKSKSLLTKLRRPRRRKNSSDSDASDADGATIRSSSDELNSDISETEEDALSEEIILSDDGVSEDLSDTEVPQVTNKEQDSIVEDKTNAIGEKNPTLTEIKESINTLNANISSNSVNETVLKDDRDSTTNSGSALTVITNVDSNSAYDESNGSSNTIAYVAQLKKQSLGTAEIMNVLMGEGILTSIKICFDWLIGNPDIVQSCAKSSSTLLKRISTLLNLININADALFKNPENITLFQNLNSQNLRKSVEVVPLPEDIELKGLKVFDNTQKTLNWEILKKFRMNKREETLLRIMKLIKFGHFLSTIEESGISYDETTRLFVTSHVDNSTASNIDSRKEKKESEADHPQGKLMRHMGRLWLKAEVRALETRLRSRLMSPYLVPDHEALSKHMPALKRLVYAKRFIVVIPSVVVSALDEVKRTSSRAREATRWLEAQLRRGSRFLRAQRPHERLPIPLVKGPRTKDKEAWLYFQIIECCHYLTNQTKVSLTSEGEAPVVTLLTGCSADEQKTANFSPVGLAKSAGVNLEHIESFHTKWKASSKSHG, from the exons ATGAAGAAGTCATTCAACCCTGTGGCGGATGCCAGAAACGACTGCCTCGATCAGACGAGGCGTCTTTACAG AGGGGTAACTGATATTGCCCAGAGGCTCGACGAGCAGAGGAGCCGATCTTTGtcagtcattgatatctttacACCATCAGGAGAAACCCTCAGAGCCAAACTGAGAGATTACTGCGAGAGATTGATATTCAAAGACACCATTGGCCATGCTCGCAAGATAGAGGAACTCTTGTGGCGACGGGGCTTCTACGACGTCGTTGTCGCTGTTAAAAAACTGCGAAAG GCTAACTCTTGGAATGAGACTGAAAAAGCATATATATTTACTCACCTAGCAGTGGGCGTGGGATTTTACCATCACTTGATCCTGAGGCTCCAGCTGGAATGCAATCTAGATTTGATGGGCGTTATAGACTTTGCTTCTCCTCAGAACAAAGAAGCATTATCCAAT CGAAAACAAAAGTCATTGCAAAGTAAAATGCACACAGAGGAAGTAAGGCGGTGTGCCATACGATTCATTCATCGTAGTTTAATATGTTTGGGAGATCTATCAAGGTATAAACTAGACCTAGATCCATGTTGGGACCCAAAAATAGCGACTAGATATTACAAGATGGCTATTCTGATAGATCCAAATATTGGGATGCCCCATAATCAACTGGGAACTATGTctggaaacaaaaattttggacTTGATgctgtttattattatatgagATG CATGTTATGCTCGGAATCATTTGAGGGCGCAGAAGGTAATCTGAAAAGAATGATTGCAACCCATTCTTTCACGGGCAAGGAAGAAGATCAACTACATCGCTGTATTGCGCAACTCCTGTCGTTGTTACAACTTTGGAATTCCATCTCTCCAAACTCTGACAGCATAAATCAAGTTAGCCAA GAATTACTtgccgaatttgaaaattgtctcACACTTGAAACAACTGAATCAGACAGcaagaaggaagaagaaagtaGCATTCAATTGTACCTACAAAGTTTTGCCGAGGATGAACCTTACCATCTAACTGACGAAATGATGTTCAAAATCATGGTTATCTGTTTTATGACAATAATGAAACTCCAGAGTAAAGATTCGCCCGAAGTTCGCGGTGTAATTGCATTCACTTTGGCTATTTTATCCCAATTGCTACAAACTACTATTGAGAGGTTACAAGAGTCAGTGATCAACATCTCTCTGCTGAACAGCGAAGAATATGTGACAAGTAATCCCCAATTTGtaagagaaaatggaaatgaCGAATTGAAGACTGATGATGTTCAAGAGACAAACGgaattaatattgaaaataagcAGAGTTTACTAAACTGTGATAACAACTTTCTCGATATTAATGATAATCGCAAACACTTGGACAATATCGAAGAGACTTTTATCGATGTTGATGATCTATTGAATGGAGTCAAAAAGTCGAAAGACAAATCGAAGAGTTTATTGACCAAGCTTAGGCGTCCGCGAAGGCGCAAAAATAGTTCTGACTCTGATGCGAGTGACGCCGATGGTGCAACGATCAGATCTTCCAGCGATGAATTGAACTCTGATATTTCCGAAACTGAGGAGGATGCTTTGAGTGAGGAAATTATTTTGTCAGATGACGGTGTATCTGAAGATTTGAGTGACACCGAAGTTCCTCAAGTAACAAACAAGGAACAAGATTCTATTGTTGAAGATAAAACGAATGCTATAGGTGAGAAAAACCCAACTTTGACAGAGATTAAAGAAAGTATAAATACTCTGAACGCCAACATATCATCGAACAGTGTTAACGAGACAGTTTTAAAAGACGACAGAGATTCCACCACAAATTCTGGAAGCGCATTAACTGTAATAACGAACGTTGATTCAAACAGTGCTTATGATGAAAGTAATGGCTCAAGTAATACCATTGCCTATGTAGCTCAGTTGAAGAAGCAGAGTCTGGGTACTGCTGAAATAATGAATGTTCTGATGGGCGAAGGGATTTTGACATCAATCAAAATTTGCTTCGACTGGTTGATTGGTAACCCTGACATCGTGCAGTCATGCGCCAAAAGTTCAAGTACACTACTAAAAAGGATATCGACGTTATTGAATTTGATCAATATAAATGCGGATGCTTTGTTCAAAAATCCAGAGAACATCACATTATTCCAAAATCTCAATAGCCAAAACTTGAGGAAATCTGTTGAAGTAGTACCGCTTCCCGAAGATATTGAGCTAAAAGGCCTTAAAGTTTTTGATAACACGCAGAAGACTCTTAACTGGGAAATCCTAAAGAAATTTAGAATGAACAAAAGAGAAGAAACGCTACtaagaataatgaaattaatcaaatttggTCATTTTCTATCTACTATAGAGGAGTCTGGCATATCATATGATGAAACTACACGACTCTTCGTTACCTCACATGTCGATAATTCCACAGCATCGAACATAGATAgcagaaaagagaagaaggaaTCTGAGGCAGATCATCCCCAGGGAAAACTAATGCGGCACATGGGGAGACTGTGGCTGAAAGCAGAAGTTAGAGCATTGGAAACCCGTTTACGGTCCAGATTAATGTCGCCATATCTTGTGCCTGACCATGAGGCTCTCTCGAAGCACATGCCAGCTCTGAAGCGTCTTGTTTATGCAAAGAGATTCATTGTGGTCATACCTTCCGTGG TTGTTTCTGCGTTGGATGAGGTCAAGCGTACGAGCAGTAGAGCTAGGGAAGCAACTAGGTGGCTAGAAGCTCAATTGCGACGTGGTTCGAGATTTTTACGCGCTCAAAGACCGCACGAACGACTTCCAATTCCCCTAGTCAAAGGGCCCAGAACAAAGGATAAGGAGGCATGGctctattttcaaataattgaatgcTGTCACTACCTGACAAACCAGACGAAAGTTAGTCTTACGAGTGAAGGAGAAGCCCCTGTAGTTACGTTACTAACTGGATGCAGCGCAGATGAACAAAAAACTGCAAATTTCAGTCCAGTTGGACTTGCCAAAAGTGCAG GAGTGAACCTTGAGCATATAGAATCGTTTCACACAAAATGGAAGGCGTCCAGTAAGAGTCACGGTTGA